One genomic window of Podarcis muralis chromosome 9, rPodMur119.hap1.1, whole genome shotgun sequence includes the following:
- the LOC114604327 gene encoding palmitoyltransferase ZDHHC12-like yields MDMSQRVWRRSWKFSSPGESKVAILFFYSCTFLWGYPTYLFWIMPLSFNTLWNAHATFLLGNALMWFLFLKASMMNPGLLPQHTDEYYQAIRQVDYLNYWEEGKILLPRLCHVCHLVKPLRAKHCHIINRCVSGFDHYCPFIYNSVGYRNRPYFVGFLTTMCLNSVVGIYLCWNWFDVMGRSIFIGIGFLFLSVIATTSAMMTSLCVYMVAVNLTTAECFKTTKYAYLLDHQGKFFNPFDRGIILNFMEFLHIIKPLTEEELKKAELTLV; encoded by the exons aTCATGGAAGTTTAGCTCTCCTGGTGAATCAAAGGTGGCCATCCTTTTCTTTTACAGTTGCACATTTCTGTGGGGTTACCCAACTTACCTGTTTTGG ATTATGCCGTTATCTTTTaataccctgtggaacgcccatgCTACCTTCCTCCTTGGGAATGCTCTGATGTGGTTCCTCTTCTTAAAAGCTTCTATGATGAACCCAGGTTTGCTTCCTCAACACACTGATGAATATTACCAGGCCATCAGACAG GTGGATTATCTTAATTATTGGGAAGAGGGCAAAATCCTGTTGCCTAGACTATGTCATGTGTGCCACCTTGTGAAACCTCTTCGAGCTAAACATTGTCATATCATCAATCGTTGTGTGTCTGGCTTTGATCATTATTGCCCTTTTATCTACAACAGCGTGGGATACAGgaacag GCCCTATTTTGTAGGATTCCTCACTACTATGTGTCTGAACTCTGTGGTTGGAATATATCTATGCTGGAATTGGTTTGATGTAATGGGACGTAGTATTTTCATCGGGATcggatttctctttctttccgtCATTGCCACAACATCAGCAATGATGACTTCACTGTGT GTTTATATGGTGGCAGTCAACTTAACTACTGCAGAATGTTTCAAAACAACAAAGTATGCATATCTCCTGGACCATCAAGGGAAGTTCTTCAATCCATTTGATAGAGGAATTATACTAAACTTTATGGAATTCCTTCACATCATCAAGCCTCTAACAGAGGAGGAACTGAAAAAAGCAGAACTGACTTTGGTATAA